In the genome of Deinococcus sp. QL22, one region contains:
- a CDS encoding SDR family NAD(P)-dependent oxidoreductase, with amino-acid sequence MAMLDGKVAFITGGASGIGAGAALRFAREGARIVLADVQTEEGEQVRAEIVGGGGQALYVTCDVSEPQSVQGAIEAAVKEFGRLDIVMANAGINGVWTPIEKLQPEDWDRTLDINLKGTYLTVHFAVPHLKAAGGGSIIITSSVNGNRTFSSPGASAYSTSKAGQVAFMKMMALELGRDNIRCNAVCPGLIHTQIQERTEQRDTDEIGIEVELPLGSPALHGGEGEPMDVADACLFLASELSRHVSGVEMYVDGGASLLR; translated from the coding sequence ATGGCAATGCTAGACGGAAAAGTAGCCTTTATTACGGGCGGTGCAAGCGGCATCGGCGCGGGTGCAGCCCTCCGGTTTGCGCGCGAAGGTGCGCGGATTGTGTTGGCCGATGTACAGACCGAAGAAGGCGAGCAAGTCCGGGCCGAAATCGTGGGCGGGGGTGGGCAGGCCCTCTACGTGACCTGCGATGTCAGTGAGCCGCAGTCGGTGCAGGGAGCCATTGAAGCCGCTGTCAAAGAGTTTGGGCGGCTGGACATCGTGATGGCCAATGCAGGAATCAACGGGGTGTGGACACCGATTGAAAAGCTGCAACCTGAAGACTGGGATCGCACGCTGGATATCAACCTCAAAGGCACGTACCTGACGGTGCATTTTGCTGTGCCCCACCTGAAGGCAGCGGGCGGCGGCAGCATCATCATTACCAGCAGCGTGAACGGCAACCGCACCTTTTCCAGCCCCGGAGCCAGCGCCTACAGCACCTCCAAAGCGGGCCAGGTGGCCTTTATGAAGATGATGGCGCTGGAACTGGGCCGCGACAATATCCGCTGCAACGCCGTGTGCCCGGGCCTGATCCACACCCAGATTCAGGAGCGCACCGAGCAGCGTGACACCGACGAAATCGGCATAGAGGTGGAGTTGCCGCTGGGCAGCCCCGCCCTGCACGGCGGTGAGGGCGAGCCGATGGATGTGGCCGACGCCTGCCTCTTTTTGGCTTCAGAGTTGAGTCGCCACGTATCAGGTGTAGAGATGTATGTAGACGGCGGCGCGTCGCTGCTGCGGTAA
- a CDS encoding ion transporter: MAVPSPDHQQQEQRQQRWELLRRLDRLTDLPMTLLAFVWLALLIVDLSAGLSPLWQTVSNLIWALSILDFLLALFVAPDRPRYLRANLITAFSLLLPALRILRIFRAFRALRLLRATRSINLLRLLTSLNRGLKAVAGAVRQRGLVYVVALTLIVTLAGAAGMLAFERPETAGEPGLNSYPEALWWTAMLMTSLGSEYWPTSLEGRLLTFLLALYALAVFGYITAAIASLFIDQDRRQAAPEGGRSAGFETELRAIREELSALRAERTGREET, from the coding sequence ATGGCGGTTCCCTCCCCAGACCATCAACAGCAGGAGCAGCGGCAACAGCGCTGGGAACTGCTGCGGCGGCTTGACCGCCTGACCGACCTGCCCATGACCCTGCTGGCCTTCGTCTGGCTGGCCCTGCTGATCGTCGACCTGAGTGCTGGCCTGTCTCCGCTGTGGCAAACCGTCAGCAACCTGATCTGGGCGCTGTCGATCCTCGATTTCCTCTTGGCCCTGTTCGTGGCTCCAGACCGCCCGCGCTACCTGCGGGCCAACCTGATCACGGCGTTTTCCTTGCTGCTGCCCGCCCTGCGTATCCTCAGAATTTTCCGGGCGTTCCGGGCGCTGCGCCTGCTGCGGGCCACACGCTCCATCAATCTGCTGCGGCTGCTGACCTCGCTGAACCGGGGACTGAAAGCGGTTGCAGGGGCGGTGCGGCAACGGGGGCTGGTTTATGTGGTCGCGCTGACCCTGATCGTGACCCTGGCGGGGGCCGCTGGAATGCTGGCCTTCGAGCGCCCAGAGACAGCGGGCGAACCCGGTCTGAACAGCTACCCGGAAGCGCTGTGGTGGACGGCCATGCTGATGACGTCGCTGGGATCGGAGTACTGGCCCACCAGCCTAGAAGGACGCCTCCTTACCTTTTTGCTGGCGCTGTACGCACTGGCGGTGTTCGGTTACATCACGGCAGCCATTGCCAGCCTGTTCATCGATCAGGACAGGCGACAGGCCGCGCCTGAAGGAGGCCGTTCGGCGGGTTTCGAAACGGAGCTTCGGGCTATTCGGGAGGAACTGAGCGCCCTCCGGGCCGAGCGGACAGGCCGGGAGGAGACGTAA
- a CDS encoding 4-oxalocrotonate tautomerase family protein: protein MPYIHIRITDEGVTTEQKAELVARSTQMLVDVLGKNPNTTVVVIEEVPLENWGIGGELVSVRRMRERNTPSEG from the coding sequence ATGCCGTACATCCATATTCGCATCACGGACGAAGGCGTGACCACCGAGCAAAAGGCCGAACTCGTGGCCCGCAGCACACAGATGCTCGTCGATGTGTTGGGGAAAAACCCTAATACCACGGTGGTTGTGATTGAGGAAGTGCCCCTAGAGAACTGGGGCATTGGCGGCGAACTGGTCAGTGTCCGGCGCATGCGAGAGAGGAACACGCCTTCTGAGGGCTGA
- a CDS encoding ABC transporter substrate-binding protein, translating into MTPPTPSRKASLPRMAAWLTAALTLTAIASAAPRTLAQIQTAGTLRLATEAAFPPFNFYQQKALAGFEVDLGNAIGKALNLKVEWVVQPFDGLLIGLNQGRYDAVMASHAITPERQKAVDFLNPHYCSTVNIVAKKGGPLTRAALAGKTVGTQIGTAQIPILQAIPKIGGVKTFPNDPAVLTALQSGRVDAWSSNGPVVAYMLKQTGQQKNILIGEIISNERNAGAVARNNTALRAALNTTLARLMSDGTYLKISQQWFGQDIRCK; encoded by the coding sequence ATGACCCCTCCCACCCCCAGCCGGAAAGCTTCACTGCCCCGCATGGCCGCTTGGCTGACTGCCGCCCTCACGCTCACCGCTATAGCCTCTGCCGCGCCCCGCACCCTGGCCCAGATTCAGACTGCCGGAACGTTGCGGCTCGCCACCGAAGCGGCTTTCCCTCCCTTCAACTTTTACCAACAAAAAGCGCTGGCAGGCTTCGAGGTCGATCTGGGCAACGCGATAGGCAAAGCCCTGAACCTGAAAGTCGAGTGGGTCGTGCAACCCTTTGACGGCCTGCTGATCGGCCTGAATCAGGGGCGCTACGACGCGGTGATGGCCTCGCATGCCATTACCCCGGAGCGGCAAAAAGCGGTGGATTTTTTGAACCCGCACTACTGCTCCACGGTCAATATTGTGGCCAAAAAGGGTGGCCCGCTGACCCGTGCGGCGCTGGCAGGCAAGACAGTGGGTACCCAGATCGGCACGGCGCAGATCCCGATTTTGCAGGCGATTCCCAAGATCGGGGGTGTCAAGACCTTTCCCAATGATCCCGCCGTACTGACGGCGCTGCAATCGGGCCGGGTAGACGCCTGGTCGAGTAACGGCCCAGTGGTGGCCTACATGCTCAAGCAGACCGGGCAGCAGAAGAACATCCTGATTGGAGAAATCATCTCCAACGAGCGCAATGCTGGCGCGGTAGCCCGCAACAATACGGCGCTGCGGGCGGCCCTGAACACTACCCTGGCCCGCCTGATGAGTGACGGCACCTACCTGAAGATTTCTCAGCAGTGGTTCGGGCAGGATATTCGCTGCAAATGA
- the ybaL gene encoding YbaL family putative K(+) efflux transporter, translating to MPHHTDLIAALAIGLTLAFFGGLLATRLRLPPLVGYLLAGIVVGPFTPGFVADAAIAAQLSEIGVMLLMFGVGLHFSISDLLAVRRIAVPGALLRIVMITVLSTVVSQWWGWTVGQGIILGLALSVASTVVLLRALEERGTLDTSNGKIAVGWLVVEDLVMVLALVMLPALAPLLGSNEGGPLDLGALGIALLLTLGKMILFVAVMMIVGRRLIPWVLARVARIGSRELFTLAVLGTALGIAYAAGALFDVSFALGAFLAGVVASESKFSQQVAEDALPFQDAFAVLFFVSVGMLFNPAILLQAPLLVLAIALIIIVAKTLVAFFTMRVLKASFSTALTVAISLAQIGEFSFILATLGRDLDLLSAQGQNLILAGAIVSIIVNPFLFRLIPIIEAWQQRRVPQTVVQDLTQGGLSGLSQHAVLVGYGRVGRLILQTLQENHVPFVVIESDERRIEELRTLKLLVVYGDAARAEVLSRAGIREAGVVIIATPDGPQSQLILEQVREMNPTVHVTARTHDEHTQQALRNLGANDVLYGEYELGLAMGNYVLAALRSPAVSAAPPSQKQPAS from the coding sequence ATGCCTCACCACACTGACCTGATCGCGGCCCTGGCCATCGGCCTGACCCTGGCCTTCTTCGGCGGCCTCCTCGCGACCCGGTTGCGCCTTCCTCCTTTGGTCGGTTACCTGCTGGCCGGCATCGTGGTCGGCCCCTTCACCCCCGGGTTTGTCGCTGACGCTGCCATCGCCGCACAACTCTCCGAAATCGGGGTGATGCTGCTGATGTTCGGCGTGGGCCTGCATTTCTCGATCAGCGACCTCTTGGCCGTCCGCCGCATCGCTGTGCCCGGGGCCTTACTCCGCATCGTCATGATCACAGTGCTCAGTACCGTGGTCTCGCAGTGGTGGGGCTGGACGGTCGGGCAGGGCATCATCCTTGGTCTGGCTCTTTCCGTGGCCAGTACGGTGGTCTTGTTGCGGGCCCTGGAGGAGCGCGGAACCCTTGACACCTCCAACGGGAAAATTGCGGTGGGCTGGCTGGTGGTCGAAGACCTCGTGATGGTTCTGGCTCTGGTGATGCTGCCGGCTCTGGCGCCTTTACTCGGAAGCAACGAGGGTGGACCCCTGGATCTGGGCGCCTTGGGCATCGCTCTGCTTCTCACGCTCGGCAAGATGATCTTGTTCGTGGCCGTCATGATGATCGTCGGACGGCGCTTGATTCCGTGGGTGCTGGCCCGCGTCGCCCGGATTGGTTCCAGAGAATTGTTTACGCTGGCCGTGCTCGGTACTGCGCTAGGCATCGCGTACGCGGCTGGGGCACTCTTTGATGTGTCCTTTGCACTTGGAGCCTTCCTCGCAGGTGTGGTGGCGAGTGAGAGCAAGTTCAGTCAGCAGGTGGCAGAGGACGCCCTCCCATTTCAGGATGCGTTCGCGGTGCTGTTTTTCGTGTCGGTCGGCATGCTGTTTAATCCTGCGATCCTTCTTCAGGCCCCGCTGCTTGTGCTGGCCATTGCCCTGATCATCATCGTGGCAAAGACCTTGGTGGCATTCTTCACCATGAGGGTGCTCAAAGCCTCCTTCTCGACGGCCCTGACGGTGGCCATCTCCCTGGCCCAGATTGGGGAGTTCTCGTTCATTCTGGCGACCCTGGGCCGGGACTTGGATCTGCTGAGCGCTCAGGGGCAAAACCTCATTCTGGCCGGCGCGATCGTGTCGATCATCGTCAACCCCTTCCTGTTCCGCCTGATTCCCATTATTGAGGCGTGGCAGCAGCGCCGCGTGCCCCAAACAGTGGTTCAGGATCTGACGCAGGGTGGCTTGTCGGGCTTGTCGCAGCACGCGGTCTTGGTGGGCTATGGCCGGGTCGGGCGCCTGATCCTGCAGACACTTCAGGAAAATCATGTTCCCTTCGTGGTGATCGAGTCCGATGAACGCCGCATCGAGGAGCTCCGGACGTTGAAGCTTCTGGTGGTCTACGGTGACGCGGCGCGGGCAGAAGTCCTCTCTCGTGCCGGGATTAGGGAGGCCGGTGTAGTGATCATCGCCACGCCAGACGGCCCGCAATCCCAGCTGATCTTGGAGCAGGTGCGCGAGATGAACCCGACCGTGCACGTCACCGCCAGAACGCACGACGAGCACACGCAGCAAGCCCTGCGGAACTTGGGGGCCAATGACGTGCTCTACGGCGAGTACGAACTTGGCTTGGCCATGGGAAACTACGTCCTCGCGGCTCTCCGCAGCCCCGCCGTGTCAGCAGCCCCGCCGTCTCAGAAGCAGCCCGCGTCATGA
- a CDS encoding amino acid ABC transporter permease produces the protein MFSLDIFTPDVLASLWKGTQLTLGLTLLASVFGLILGAVAALGRMSRSGVLRAVAGAYIEIFRGTPLLVQLFFLFFALPQLLPQARLSPFNTAVLGLSLFAGAYAAEIIRGSLNAVQRGQAEAARALGLRPSQTLWLVLTPQAARTAVPALGNQFIGLLKDSSLASVITVTELLLTTRGLVSVTYQPVPLYLAVGLIYFVLSNVAAQGFRALEGRLNRPYLTATRR, from the coding sequence TTGTTCTCACTCGACATTTTTACCCCCGATGTGCTCGCCTCGCTCTGGAAAGGCACACAACTGACGTTGGGATTGACGTTGCTTGCCAGTGTCTTCGGGCTGATCCTGGGAGCGGTGGCCGCACTGGGCCGCATGTCACGCTCCGGGGTGCTGCGGGCGGTTGCCGGAGCCTACATAGAAATCTTCCGGGGCACGCCACTACTGGTACAGCTGTTTTTTCTGTTTTTTGCGCTGCCACAGCTGTTGCCGCAGGCCCGGCTCTCTCCCTTCAACACCGCTGTGCTGGGCCTGAGTCTGTTTGCCGGAGCCTACGCCGCAGAAATCATCCGGGGCAGTCTGAACGCCGTGCAGCGTGGACAGGCCGAGGCCGCCCGTGCGCTGGGGCTGAGGCCGTCGCAGACGCTCTGGCTGGTGTTGACGCCGCAGGCAGCCCGTACGGCAGTCCCGGCGCTGGGCAACCAATTTATCGGCCTGCTCAAAGATTCCAGTCTGGCGAGCGTCATCACGGTCACCGAATTGCTGCTGACCACACGCGGCCTCGTATCGGTCACGTATCAGCCGGTGCCGCTGTACCTCGCCGTCGGGCTGATTTATTTTGTGCTGTCCAATGTTGCCGCGCAGGGTTTCCGGGCGCTGGAAGGCCGTCTGAACCGCCCTTACCTGACGGCCACCCGGCGCTGA
- a CDS encoding transporter substrate-binding domain-containing protein encodes MSKSYAWGLALLVAVGSVAQAELADIKKRGELRVVMSGEYPPFSQPGTGGTLTGFDVDVAREIGRRLGVKVAVIKAEFPSIIAGLQAGQFDLAIASQSKTPERARVIDFLNRPYYYDGFQLFVPAGSEGRSLAALGNAPVAVAQGTVFEKFLRERKYPNIATYSGEQEIFLALAAGRAAGMITTRTVGNRAIKNGQKLQAVGPVLQQDNPYITLGKNQPQLKAAVEKALAGMRSDGTLKRISVKYLGADVSVPGK; translated from the coding sequence GTGTCTAAATCTTATGCATGGGGACTGGCGCTGCTGGTGGCGGTGGGTTCTGTAGCTCAGGCCGAATTGGCCGATATCAAAAAACGCGGTGAACTCCGGGTGGTCATGAGCGGTGAATACCCACCCTTTTCTCAGCCGGGCACTGGGGGCACGTTGACCGGATTCGATGTTGATGTGGCCCGCGAAATTGGCCGCCGTCTGGGAGTCAAGGTTGCTGTCATCAAGGCGGAATTCCCCTCGATTATTGCGGGCCTGCAAGCGGGGCAGTTTGATCTGGCCATCGCCTCGCAGAGCAAAACACCCGAACGCGCCCGCGTCATCGATTTTCTGAACCGCCCCTACTATTACGACGGCTTCCAGTTGTTCGTGCCCGCTGGCTCGGAGGGCAGGAGTCTCGCGGCGCTGGGGAACGCGCCTGTGGCCGTCGCGCAGGGCACGGTCTTTGAAAAGTTTCTGCGTGAGCGCAAGTATCCCAATATCGCCACGTACAGCGGCGAACAGGAAATCTTTCTGGCATTGGCGGCAGGCCGCGCCGCAGGTATGATCACCACCCGCACGGTGGGCAACCGCGCCATCAAGAATGGACAAAAGCTTCAGGCGGTGGGGCCAGTGTTGCAGCAGGACAATCCGTATATCACGCTGGGTAAAAACCAGCCTCAGCTGAAGGCCGCTGTGGAAAAGGCGTTGGCAGGCATGCGGTCTGACGGCACCCTGAAGCGCATCAGCGTGAAGTATCTGGGCGCAGATGTGAGCGTTCCGGGGAAATAA
- the menC gene encoding o-succinylbenzoate synthase encodes MSLPADLAELSTGAKSSGLRLDSAELRVLDMPMRFDFETSFGVQRRRFVPLLTLRSGDLEGYAEGVMDHLPLYREETVPGALALLEGQWLPRLLGRHFVTPEALAQALAPYRGNRMARAMIEMAFWDLWAKHLGVPLWQVLGGVRTRVPVGISLGIQASVQATTDLATRAIEDGYQRVKLKIKPGWDERPVAAVREAHPQIQLTVDANSAYSLTDVAALQALDPYRLKYLEQPLAFDDLVDHAALQTQLQTPICLDESVTSLQDARKALVIGAGRVINLKVGRVGGHLEARRIHDLTLAHGAALWCGGMMETGIGRAHNIHLSTLEHFTLPGDTASASRYWQHDIIREPLEVDQGWMAVPDGPGIGVTLDHNTLKRVTRSCRTLHAGVTPHIDELPDQPPSGEVY; translated from the coding sequence ATGTCTTTGCCTGCTGATCTGGCCGAACTTTCCACAGGGGCTAAAAGCTCAGGCCTGCGCCTCGATTCCGCCGAATTGCGCGTGCTGGACATGCCCATGCGCTTTGATTTCGAAACCAGCTTTGGCGTGCAGCGCCGCCGCTTCGTGCCGCTGTTGACGCTGCGTTCAGGCGACCTGGAGGGCTACGCCGAGGGTGTGATGGATCATCTGCCGCTGTACCGCGAGGAAACGGTGCCGGGGGCGTTGGCGCTCCTCGAAGGCCAGTGGTTGCCGCGCCTGCTGGGCCGCCACTTTGTCACGCCCGAAGCCCTCGCGCAGGCCCTCGCGCCGTACCGGGGCAACCGCATGGCGCGGGCGATGATTGAAATGGCGTTCTGGGATCTGTGGGCCAAGCACCTCGGTGTGCCGCTGTGGCAAGTCTTGGGCGGCGTGCGAACCCGCGTGCCTGTGGGCATCAGCTTGGGCATTCAGGCCAGCGTACAGGCCACCACCGATCTCGCCACCCGCGCTATAGAGGACGGCTACCAGCGTGTCAAACTGAAAATCAAGCCGGGCTGGGATGAGCGGCCTGTGGCGGCGGTGCGGGAGGCCCACCCACAGATTCAACTGACCGTGGACGCCAACAGCGCCTATTCGCTGACCGATGTGGCCGCCCTGCAAGCCCTAGACCCCTACCGCCTGAAGTACCTGGAGCAGCCCCTGGCCTTCGACGACCTCGTTGATCACGCCGCGCTGCAAACCCAGTTGCAGACTCCCATCTGCCTTGACGAAAGCGTGACCAGCCTTCAAGACGCCCGCAAAGCCCTGGTCATCGGTGCGGGGCGGGTCATCAACCTGAAGGTGGGGCGGGTGGGCGGCCACCTGGAGGCCCGGCGGATTCACGACCTGACCCTCGCACACGGCGCGGCGCTGTGGTGCGGCGGCATGATGGAAACCGGCATCGGGCGGGCGCACAACATTCACCTGTCGACCTTGGAACACTTCACACTGCCGGGCGACACTGCCAGCGCCAGCCGCTACTGGCAGCACGACATCATCCGTGAACCGCTGGAGGTCGATCAGGGCTGGATGGCTGTCCCAGACGGCCCCGGCATCGGCGTGACCCTGGATCACAACACCCTGAAGCGCGTGACCCGCAGTTGCCGCACCCTGCACGCCGGAGTCACGCCGCACATCGACGAATTGCCCGATCAGCCGCCCAGCGGCGAGGTGTATTGA
- a CDS encoding TrkH family potassium uptake protein produces MNLTSPPDASRPVRRALFAHLTPPQLIALVYMAAIALGTALLHLPGVTTARADLSFIDLLFTATSAICITGLVVADTPEVFTRLGQWILLLLAQLGGLGILTFGTLFAFLMGRRVNFRERLHLVQQLNALDVGGVMPLVRIIFLYTLTAEAVGTVLLALRFVPQFGWGEGLYQAFFHAVSAYNNVGFVVLPGGMTPYAQDPLVSLTVAGLIILGGLGFIVQLNLVRHLIEGRRHRMLVYSKLTLLTTSILLALGTVLILALEWSNAQTLGALDSSGRVLAAFFQSVTPRSGGFATVDISSLTSASLFLMIALMFIGANSGSTGGGIKTSTLAILVGSAWNMVRGRGELIAFRRRILPDNVVRAGTVTTLYALLVFTAFFALLATNPKLGFTQLLFETVSAAATVGLSMNTTPLINDPGLLILTLLMYLGRIGPVTFAVAFSLQRQRSTGIEYPAERDILVG; encoded by the coding sequence ATGAATCTCACATCGCCCCCGGACGCTTCCCGCCCGGTTCGGCGGGCCTTATTTGCCCACCTCACACCCCCACAGCTGATCGCTCTGGTGTACATGGCGGCTATTGCGCTCGGCACCGCCCTACTGCACCTGCCGGGCGTCACGACAGCCCGGGCCGATCTCAGCTTCATTGACTTGCTGTTCACGGCCACCAGCGCCATCTGCATCACCGGCTTGGTGGTGGCCGATACGCCTGAGGTGTTTACGCGGCTGGGCCAGTGGATCCTGCTGCTGCTGGCGCAATTGGGGGGACTGGGCATTCTCACCTTCGGCACCCTGTTCGCCTTCCTGATGGGCCGCCGCGTGAATTTCCGGGAGCGGCTGCACCTCGTGCAGCAACTCAATGCCCTGGATGTCGGGGGGGTGATGCCGCTGGTGCGCATTATTTTCCTGTACACCCTGACCGCTGAAGCAGTCGGCACGGTGCTGCTCGCGCTGCGCTTCGTGCCGCAATTTGGGTGGGGGGAAGGGCTGTATCAGGCCTTCTTTCATGCGGTGAGCGCCTACAACAATGTGGGCTTCGTGGTGCTGCCGGGCGGCATGACGCCGTACGCCCAAGACCCCCTCGTCAGCCTGACGGTCGCCGGACTGATCATTCTGGGGGGCCTCGGCTTCATCGTGCAGCTCAACCTGGTGCGCCACCTGATCGAGGGGCGGCGTCACCGGATGCTGGTGTACAGCAAATTGACCCTGCTGACCACCAGCATTCTCCTGGCCTTGGGCACCGTGCTGATCTTGGCCCTGGAATGGAGCAACGCCCAGACCCTCGGCGCGTTGGACAGCTCTGGCCGAGTACTCGCGGCCTTTTTCCAGAGTGTGACGCCCCGCTCGGGGGGCTTTGCCACCGTGGACATCAGCAGCCTGACCAGTGCCAGCCTGTTTCTGATGATCGCCCTGATGTTCATCGGGGCCAACAGCGGCAGCACCGGGGGCGGCATCAAGACCAGCACCCTGGCGATTCTGGTGGGCAGCGCCTGGAACATGGTGCGGGGCCGCGGCGAACTGATCGCCTTCCGGCGGCGCATCTTGCCAGACAACGTCGTCCGGGCCGGGACGGTGACCACCCTGTATGCCCTGCTGGTCTTCACTGCCTTTTTCGCCCTCTTGGCGACCAATCCCAAGTTGGGCTTTACGCAGCTGCTGTTCGAGACGGTCAGCGCGGCAGCCACCGTGGGCCTGAGCATGAACACCACGCCGCTGATTAATGACCCCGGCCTACTCATCCTGACCCTCTTGATGTACCTGGGCCGGATTGGGCCGGTCACCTTCGCAGTGGCCTTCAGCTTGCAGCGGCAGCGCTCCACGGGCATCGAGTACCCCGCCGAGCGCGATATCCTGGTGGGCTAA
- a CDS encoding GNAT family N-acetyltransferase — translation MKVPAVEGGVRELHGHSELLGAEDLQWQVWGGSERDIFPRDAMRALQHVGGLVAGALSGGQVVGLVVGLPTSRPDVQHSHLLAVHPAQRGTGLALALKRFQAQWCAARQITQIEWTYDPLRALNAHFNLHRLGAVVGSYLPDFYGEMGGINAGLPSDRVVAVWTPQHPQPVPRPAQAADLPAVNLSQDGTPHLAYPWPNAVRLHIPPDLDTLLHHDPPAAQQWRHHTRALFQEGLRQGYRATDFVRGKALEEQAPAYVLTRP, via the coding sequence ATGAAGGTTCCAGCGGTAGAAGGCGGCGTGCGCGAGTTGCACGGGCATTCCGAACTGTTGGGGGCCGAGGACTTGCAGTGGCAGGTCTGGGGCGGCTCGGAGCGCGACATTTTTCCGCGTGACGCCATGCGGGCGTTGCAGCACGTCGGCGGGCTCGTGGCCGGGGCCTTGTCGGGCGGGCAGGTGGTGGGCTTGGTGGTGGGGCTGCCCACCTCGCGGCCTGACGTGCAGCACTCGCACCTGTTGGCCGTGCATCCGGCCCAGCGCGGTACGGGGCTCGCCTTGGCTCTCAAACGCTTTCAGGCCCAGTGGTGCGCGGCCCGCCAGATCACGCAGATCGAATGGACTTACGACCCGCTGCGAGCGCTGAACGCCCATTTCAACCTTCACCGTTTGGGCGCGGTGGTGGGCAGCTATCTTCCCGACTTTTACGGCGAAATGGGCGGCATCAACGCGGGCCTGCCCTCTGACCGAGTCGTGGCCGTCTGGACGCCCCAGCACCCTCAGCCTGTGCCGCGCCCCGCCCAGGCCGCCGATCTGCCTGCTGTCAATCTTTCCCAAGACGGAACACCACACCTTGCTTACCCCTGGCCGAATGCCGTGCGGCTGCATATTCCCCCAGATTTGGACACTCTGTTGCACCACGACCCCCCCGCAGCCCAGCAGTGGCGGCACCACACCCGCGCCCTGTTTCAGGAGGGGTTGCGCCAAGGTTACCGGGCCACCGACTTTGTGCGGGGCAAGGCGCTGGAAGAGCAAGCGCCTGCGTATGTCCTGACGCGCCCGTAA
- a CDS encoding heme-binding protein gives MLTLNDARTIIHAAEQKAAEIGQPMNIAVADSGGNLIAHVRMDGAWIGSIDISIKKAYTSRAFDIATKDLAGESQSGGQFFGIHASNDGRIMIFAGGIPLKRDGQVIGAIGVSGGSGEQDHAVAEAGAAAV, from the coding sequence ATGTTGACTTTAAACGACGCCCGCACCATCATTCACGCTGCCGAACAGAAAGCCGCCGAGATCGGTCAGCCCATGAACATCGCCGTAGCCGACAGCGGCGGGAACCTGATTGCCCACGTGCGGATGGACGGCGCGTGGATCGGCAGCATCGACATTTCTATCAAGAAAGCCTATACCTCGCGGGCCTTCGATATTGCCACCAAAGATTTGGCAGGCGAGAGCCAGTCGGGCGGGCAGTTCTTCGGCATTCACGCCTCGAATGACGGCCGGATCATGATCTTTGCAGGCGGGATTCCCCTGAAGCGGGACGGCCAGGTGATTGGGGCGATTGGAGTCAGCGGCGGCTCAGGGGAGCAGGATCACGCGGTGGCTGAAGCCGGAGCCGCCGCCGTTTAA
- a CDS encoding MBL fold metallo-hydrolase, which yields MQNGRNILIDTGLLEIVPEEASEFENGQDVIERLASIGLIPDDIDTVISTHFDHAGRYATFTQAQDVVQRVQDLDAASHPRFAATRPQWDQATERPTRVHSPRA from the coding sequence ATTCAAAACGGGAGGAACATCCTGATCGACACTGGCCTGCTGGAGATCGTTCCGGAAGAAGCATCGGAGTTCGAGAATGGGCAGGACGTGATCGAGCGGTTGGCAAGCATTGGCCTGATACCGGATGACATTGATACCGTCATATCGACGCATTTCGATCATGCCGGAAGATACGCAACTTTCACGCAGGCGCAGGACGTGGTTCAGCGTGTGCAGGATCTGGATGCGGCAAGCCATCCCCGTTTCGCGGCCACTCGGCCCCAGTGGGATCAGGCCACGGAGCGCCCCACTAGGGTTCACTCACCCCGTGCCTGA